From Deltaproteobacteria bacterium, the proteins below share one genomic window:
- a CDS encoding HEAT repeat domain-containing protein — protein sequence MRPLEEIRNQIFGESEDARFTAWMELYRSPEEAAKNEIRKIITDDNPLPKLLFIRFLARIPEEEAVASLLQLLQDNDDAIGNAAKKGLDKNHYELKNQRLLPLLHSRSDRTQEYAIEKLSRGGVVEAIPPLLSLLPQADDRRLLKLLSALRYLPDKRTLPPTLPYLKDPREEVRFQAVLILGSLHETGVAGIHKQLMPLLKDLSAKVRKATLWSLRKAPSQDDLVPLMTVSLEDPDAYVRREGLLGLCSFQTVETIHHLLTVLVTEKERIVRLQCEGVLLSMPPELLTSGLQKILKLKNDPVREKAILLFASLHQKSSFFFDFLVQELKRQKEDKKKILLLQAFGELADERGLPVLSSYLTGSPPIAYAAFSALIQIWKRQGNPDVTPYLQNPQFSPLLKQMVLRFIVRQAKSIRNQEALIPILTTFLDHANTNIRYLSTQILVQIAAKSTYGALLKTFLKEADPTAQKFLADHLVLLGWTDPDLLASSLAPYKDQPEIISLFLSLLKKEYASRDQFLKLFQALLEPPLTLHETVLRDDIAKFLLHHLQEDPTLLPLALEEIDKIPGSLPLLRSFIELLGFQPKSCRILLPFSLLKNWFETADEEKQNLIIDLMGLSSERSPIPFLVSLVANPSLSRLHSRVSKNLNKLIEASA from the coding sequence ATGAGACCGCTAGAAGAAATTCGAAATCAAATTTTTGGAGAGAGCGAGGATGCCCGCTTCACCGCTTGGATGGAGCTTTACCGTTCTCCCGAAGAAGCCGCCAAAAATGAGATCCGGAAAATCATCACGGATGATAATCCGCTACCAAAACTCCTCTTCATCCGGTTTTTGGCTCGAATTCCTGAAGAGGAGGCTGTCGCCTCTCTCCTCCAACTTCTTCAGGATAACGATGACGCGATTGGGAATGCCGCCAAAAAGGGGCTAGACAAGAACCATTACGAACTAAAAAACCAGAGGCTCCTCCCGCTCCTCCACTCACGCTCAGACCGCACTCAGGAATACGCGATTGAAAAATTAAGTCGTGGAGGGGTGGTGGAGGCGATTCCCCCTCTTCTCTCACTCCTGCCCCAAGCGGACGACAGGCGTCTCCTCAAACTCCTCTCCGCCCTGCGTTATCTGCCTGATAAAAGAACCCTGCCCCCTACCCTCCCTTATCTCAAAGATCCCCGGGAAGAGGTCCGATTTCAGGCGGTCCTGATCCTCGGCTCCCTTCATGAAACCGGTGTCGCAGGTATTCACAAACAACTCATGCCCCTTCTCAAAGACCTATCGGCCAAGGTGAGAAAGGCGACCCTCTGGAGCCTGCGCAAGGCCCCTTCACAAGATGATCTTGTCCCTCTCATGACAGTTTCTCTCGAAGATCCTGATGCCTATGTGCGACGCGAAGGCCTGTTGGGTCTCTGCTCCTTTCAAACCGTCGAGACGATCCATCATCTGCTCACGGTCCTCGTGACAGAAAAGGAAAGAATCGTGAGGCTGCAATGTGAAGGGGTCCTGCTGAGCATGCCTCCCGAACTTCTGACATCGGGGCTCCAAAAAATATTAAAACTGAAGAATGACCCTGTTCGGGAAAAGGCGATCCTGCTCTTCGCCTCGTTGCACCAAAAATCGTCGTTCTTTTTCGATTTCCTCGTTCAAGAACTCAAAAGACAAAAAGAGGACAAAAAGAAAATCCTTCTCCTGCAGGCCTTTGGAGAATTAGCGGATGAGAGGGGCCTTCCTGTTCTCAGCAGCTATTTAACCGGCTCGCCCCCGATCGCGTATGCCGCCTTCTCCGCGCTGATCCAGATCTGGAAACGACAGGGAAATCCTGATGTCACTCCCTATCTTCAAAATCCTCAGTTCTCTCCTCTGCTCAAACAAATGGTCCTCAGATTTATTGTTCGGCAGGCGAAATCAATTCGAAATCAGGAGGCCTTAATCCCGATCCTCACCACTTTTCTGGATCACGCAAACACCAATATCCGTTATCTCTCCACGCAAATACTGGTCCAGATCGCTGCAAAATCAACCTACGGGGCGCTCTTGAAAACCTTTTTGAAAGAAGCCGACCCGACCGCCCAAAAATTTCTCGCGGATCACCTCGTCCTCCTCGGATGGACCGATCCAGATCTTCTGGCCTCCTCTCTCGCTCCTTATAAAGATCAACCCGAAATCATTTCTCTTTTTCTTTCCCTCCTAAAAAAAGAATACGCCTCAAGAGATCAGTTTCTAAAACTTTTTCAGGCGCTCCTCGAACCCCCACTTACACTCCATGAAACCGTTCTCCGGGATGATATTGCAAAATTTCTTCTTCACCATCTCCAGGAGGACCCAACCCTCCTCCCGCTTGCCCTAGAGGAAATCGATAAGATCCCGGGCAGCCTTCCCCTTCTTAGGTCCTTTATCGAACTTTTGGGCTTTCAGCCGAAATCTTGCAGAATCCTGCTCCCCTTCTCTTTGCTCAAAAACTGGTTTGAGACAGCGGACGAGGAGAAACAGAACTTGATTATCGACCTCATGGGACTTTCATCGGAAAGATCGCCGATTCCTTTTCTCGTCTCACTCGTTGCGAATCCGTCGCTGAGTAGACTTCACTCGAGGGTCTCGAAAAACTTGAACAAACTGATTGAGGCCTCCGCATGA
- the pelF gene encoding GT4 family glycosyltransferase PelF — translation MIDVCMILEGTYPYVAGGVSTWVHQLISSMKDLKFGIVYIAPNSDPTRTMKYELPHQVLFMKEIYLHDYDLDLHRLRKGGKKDYALLKNYYQKVLSGKADEFESFLQLFQGDQRCFDLKTLFSSHEAWEILTHFYKAFGDGVSFLDFFWTWRGTHLPIFQILQTELPRAKIYHAISTGYAGLVATMGKILHQGLFFLTEHGIYTHERLLEISQADWIYEQEKKHFRAERDLSFFKKWWIGMFQAMSRLAYQYSDKIVTLYEGNRLRQALEGAPLNKISIIPNGINPKEYQSIQREKKLIPQIGLVGRVVGIKDIRTFVQAAKRVINTGKEASFYIIGPTDEEEDYFEECQTMVEELKLEEFITFTGRVDVKDYYKFLDLVVLTSLSEAQPYVILEANCVGIPVVASDVGACREMLEGTEMADKRLGASGLVTEVSNPESTAQAILKLLNDPSLYQSMSEAGKERVVRYYNQDDLLGRYLNLYEQNL, via the coding sequence ATGATCGATGTCTGCATGATTCTGGAAGGAACTTATCCGTATGTCGCCGGTGGTGTTTCCACCTGGGTGCACCAGCTCATCTCTTCCATGAAGGATCTGAAATTCGGGATTGTCTATATCGCCCCAAACTCCGATCCGACTCGAACCATGAAATACGAACTGCCTCACCAGGTCCTCTTCATGAAGGAGATTTATCTGCATGACTACGATCTCGATTTGCATCGACTCCGAAAAGGAGGAAAAAAAGATTACGCCCTCCTGAAAAACTACTACCAAAAAGTTCTTAGTGGGAAAGCCGATGAATTCGAATCGTTCCTGCAACTTTTTCAAGGAGACCAGCGCTGTTTCGATCTGAAAACACTTTTTTCTTCGCATGAGGCGTGGGAGATTTTAACTCATTTTTATAAGGCCTTCGGAGACGGCGTTTCCTTTCTCGATTTTTTTTGGACATGGCGCGGGACCCATCTCCCGATTTTTCAGATCCTGCAGACGGAACTCCCTCGCGCAAAGATCTATCACGCGATTTCGACAGGTTATGCCGGTCTTGTCGCAACAATGGGCAAGATTCTGCATCAGGGTCTTTTTTTTCTCACGGAACATGGCATCTACACCCATGAAAGGCTTTTGGAGATTTCCCAGGCCGACTGGATTTACGAACAGGAAAAAAAACATTTTCGGGCCGAGAGGGATCTCTCATTTTTCAAGAAATGGTGGATCGGGATGTTTCAGGCAATGAGTCGCCTCGCCTATCAATACTCCGACAAGATTGTTACTCTCTATGAAGGCAACAGGCTCCGACAGGCCCTCGAGGGGGCTCCGCTCAATAAAATTTCAATTATTCCGAACGGGATTAACCCGAAGGAATACCAATCGATCCAGCGCGAGAAAAAACTGATCCCCCAAATCGGCCTCGTCGGTCGGGTGGTTGGGATCAAGGATATTCGAACCTTTGTTCAGGCAGCGAAGAGGGTCATCAATACCGGCAAAGAGGCCTCCTTTTACATCATCGGACCGACGGATGAAGAGGAGGATTATTTCGAAGAGTGTCAGACGATGGTCGAAGAATTGAAATTGGAGGAGTTCATCACCTTTACCGGCCGTGTGGACGTCAAAGATTACTATAAATTCCTGGACCTTGTGGTCCTGACCAGTCTCTCGGAGGCCCAACCCTACGTGATCCTCGAAGCGAATTGTGTCGGGATCCCGGTCGTCGCGAGCGACGTCGGGGCGTGCCGGGAAATGCTCGAGGGAACCGAGATGGCGGATAAAAGACTTGGGGCGAGTGGTCTCGTCACAGAGGTTTCGAATCCTGAATCAACAGCGCAGGCGATCCTGAAACTTCTGAATGACCCTTCCCTCTACCAATCAATGAGTGAGGCGGGCAAGGAAAGGGTCGTGCGCTATTATAATCAGGATGATTTGTTGGGGAGATATTTGAATCTGTATGAACAGAATTTGTGA
- the pelG gene encoding exopolysaccharide Pel transporter PelG, which yields MAGIGFRLHKLLKGESYSDLVKAYLFSAIITTGPMLVTIAFLAFVGQFLKKQLSPEQGELLLGLILYAYAFSMIVMGIFLYIVSRYLADLEYLKKIELFTPTYLSVLEITLSLQAIIACIYLYPLPLETTVKWSLFCLYLSISGIWLAMTFLSAAKSYLWIVAAFVIGSFAGGLSSWFCGKTIGFAGYLSGFMIGQATIFFLLSARIFREFGYQKSHDFSFLSHMKKYPYLTWVGLLYYIAVWIDKFIFWFSPHGDKLGEHLYVFLDYDLPMFLAFMTIVPSMAFFLVQMETSFARHFRAYYEAVRRREPLTQLQEKLEGVRLILTRQFQKYVLFQGLLSGVIILFLYQIAEAFQLNPAQMGVLRIAILGAFLQMGFLMVLTILFYFDAQKECCLLTLFFLVCNALLTALTLKIGLPAYGFGYAGSCFISLIAGFFVLDHRVKNLHYWTFMKQPILLPHFQLETESFKK from the coding sequence ATGGCGGGAATAGGATTTAGACTCCATAAGCTTCTCAAAGGCGAGTCGTACAGCGACCTCGTGAAGGCGTATCTTTTTTCCGCCATCATCACCACCGGGCCGATGCTCGTGACGATCGCCTTTCTCGCATTCGTCGGCCAGTTCCTGAAAAAACAGCTCAGCCCCGAACAGGGGGAACTCCTGTTGGGTCTGATTCTTTACGCCTATGCCTTCTCGATGATCGTCATGGGAATATTCCTCTACATCGTGAGCCGTTACCTCGCCGATCTGGAGTACCTGAAAAAAATCGAGCTCTTCACCCCGACCTACCTCTCCGTCCTCGAGATCACGCTGTCTCTCCAAGCGATCATCGCATGCATCTACCTTTATCCCCTCCCATTGGAAACCACCGTCAAGTGGTCCCTCTTTTGCCTCTATCTTTCGATCAGCGGGATCTGGCTCGCGATGACCTTTCTCTCCGCCGCAAAAAGTTACCTCTGGATTGTTGCTGCCTTTGTCATTGGATCTTTTGCTGGAGGCCTCTCTTCATGGTTCTGTGGAAAGACAATAGGCTTCGCTGGTTACCTGTCAGGTTTTATGATTGGTCAGGCCACCATCTTTTTTCTCTTAAGTGCCCGGATTTTTCGTGAGTTCGGATATCAGAAGTCTCACGACTTCAGCTTTCTCTCCCATATGAAGAAATATCCGTATCTGACCTGGGTCGGTTTGCTCTATTACATAGCGGTCTGGATCGATAAGTTTATTTTCTGGTTTAGCCCTCACGGAGACAAGCTGGGAGAACACCTCTATGTCTTCCTCGATTATGACCTCCCGATGTTTCTGGCCTTCATGACGATCGTCCCCTCGATGGCCTTTTTCCTCGTCCAGATGGAGACCTCGTTTGCACGACACTTTCGGGCCTATTATGAGGCGGTCCGTCGTCGGGAGCCACTCACCCAACTCCAGGAAAAACTGGAAGGGGTCCGTCTCATCCTCACGCGTCAGTTTCAAAAATATGTGCTGTTTCAGGGACTCCTGAGTGGGGTGATCATCCTTTTTCTCTATCAGATCGCCGAGGCGTTTCAGTTAAACCCGGCCCAGATGGGGGTCTTGCGGATCGCAATCCTCGGCGCCTTCCTTCAAATGGGATTCCTCATGGTCCTCACGATCCTCTTTTATTTCGATGCCCAGAAGGAGTGCTGTCTCCTGACCCTTTTCTTTTTGGTCTGCAATGCCCTCTTGACAGCGCTGACACTAAAAATCGGTCTCCCTGCCTATGGCTTCGGTTATGCCGGGAGTTGTTTCATTTCACTGATCGCAGGATTTTTCGTTCTCGATCATCGAGTGAAAAACCTCCACTACTGGACCTTCATGAAGCAACCGATCTTGCTCCCGCATTTCCAACTCGAAACAGAATCCTTCAAAAAATAA